The window CCTTGCCCCTCCTCCCGAGCCACGGGCCGTCCTGAGCCGCCATCTCCAGCCCATCCAAACACAGCGCGTCCCCAGCCGTGCTGAAGGCCCTAAGCCAAAGGGGGtcctttttttcaaattctccATCCGATGAGAACGCTGTCTGATGACGATGTTGATTCTGAAGAAGAATTGGAAGATGATGCAAAAAAATCCGGCCCCCTCCCGGCAAATAAGAAAGGTTCCTTTGAAGTGGCGCAGTACAAGCCAAACCCCTGGAGGGGGGGACACCCAGAAGACCCCAGGCCCCTCACTCAGACAGCCCCGCCCAGCTTGCCAAAGACGACCGGGAGTACGACTCGGGGGACACGGACGAAATCATTGCCAGCAGGAAAAATGGCGACCAGAGCAAAGACGAGCCAAAAACGTCACCAAAAGAGAAACCCAAAGCAAAAGCAAAGGCCTTTGTGAGAAATGGAACAAATTGTGCCCGTGTTACCCGTGGGAGTAACAAAAGGGAGTCAGCCGATTGTACAAAGCGCATCACTAAAAAGTCAGGGGGAGCGCCCCCGGGATGCGAGGATGGTGAGTCTGAGGAGGATCTAGATTACGAAGCCATGATGACTAACTGCTATCACCTGGACCTCACTTTGGCCGACTTGGAAAAGCTGGCAACCGAAGCAGCTGAGGGCCCCGGGGGGAGCGTCCGACGGGCTGGGCGGGCGCTCCCTGAGGGAGAGGGCCCCGGTTCTGGCCAGAAGACTAAGAAGGCTCCTAAAGGGGCCCGGTGCATCGATCCCAAGGACATCCTGGCTTCCCTCttagaaggggaggagaaaatcaGGAAACAGAACCCATTGGAGGAAAGTACACCAAAAGCCAAGTTTCAGGCTTTCAGAGGGGTGGGGGCACTCTATGGCGGGGAGACTCCAAAAAGGCCCTTCAGGAACGGAGGAATCACCGCTCACGTAAAAGCACCCAGTTCTCCGAATCAGGCAGCGTCTCCTGTTGGTTCTCTGGGAAAACAAGCCTTCGATTTGAATACTCCTTTCAGGGATGAAATATCCATGCCCCAAGATGGGAGGGAAGCGGAGGGGGCAAACAGCCCTCCACATCATCCTAAAAAACCGCCAAGGAGGCAGGCAGCCAGTGGAGAGCAGCTTGGTGCTggaccctccccctcccctgcttCTGCTTCTGGCCTGTCCCCGTCGGGCACCAAGAAGCCCCCGAGGCTTTCTGCAGAGACTTGTAGGATGGACTCGGGAGGGCATGGTGACTTTGGAGCCCCTGCAGTGGGAGACCCCCGCCGGGAAAGGGGTGATCCCGTCACCCTCGGACATCCACCAGGGGGGGCCTCTTCTCGTGTGCCAGAGAAGGACCCCCGGGGAACGGTCCAGAAGGAGCCGGAAGGTCCACGTGATGCTCCTGCCAATGCCATCGGCCCTCAGAAGCCCTCTCAGGATAATGAGAAGCGCTTGGCGGCCTTGGAGGAGAGGAAGCGAGCACGGGAGCTGCAGAAGCAACTGGTGCACAGTGCTCTCTCCGGCTTGGTGAGTGTCTTCCCCATGAGCCTGGGCAAAAGCTTTCTCCCCAAAAGCCCCCATACTTCCCCAAAGGGGGTTGAAGCACATTGGCGAGCTGGGTTCCTGTCTACACAGGCCTTGCCACCAGGGGACCAGCGCTTTTCTTGGCTTGGTGTGGCTGAGTGCCAGCTAATGAGCAGATGCAGAGATGAGATGGTGCCCGCCGTCTGGGTGCGCTGGCTCTCGCTTAGGGTCCAGATTCGGGGCGGGCATGGGCTGTGACCTCCCTGCCGCTTTCCTTGCCCCTCCCCAGGATGGCCGGCCAGTGAGCAAACCGACGCACATCCTGTTCAACTCCGACAGCGAAGAGGAGACGGATATGAAAGATGACGCCCACAAGAAGCCCCTTCCGGACAGTGGCGGCAAACGAGTAGGTGGCGATGGCAGCTCCTTCCCAGGGCTGGCATGGCTGACGGGCCGGGGCGCCCACTGCCCGGGCCCCCTTCTGCACTCTGTGGTGCTGCCCAGCCGGCTCCCTGCTGGCATTGGAGGATCGCCTTCCTCCTTGGGGGAACCCCCCCCTCCCAGCGAGGCTGCCCACCTTCCCCTGCAGCTCCCTGCCTCTCTGCACTGGCCCCTCGGGTCCTCCCTCTGACCCCTTCCAGACTGAACTCCAGTCTCGGCTCTGCGATTCCCCATCGGGCCTTGAAGCCCCCAACACCTGAGTGCGGATCCTGCTTGTGCCCCTGCAGTTAATGTGGCCAGCTGGCTTGTGGTGGAGCTGTAGGGAGAGGGTTCTGGGACATTATGACTTAGAGACCCACTGGCCTCGTGTTTTAGCGCAGCCATAATCAccgtttgggtttttttaaggaTTCTAAAGCCTCCGGGAGACTCTTTGAGAGCAGCGAGGACGAGGAGGAGACGGAAGAGGACCAAGCGCGCTTCCAAATTAAGCCCCAGTTTGAAGGCAAAGCTGGAAAGAAGGTTGGTGACGGGTGACCTAGGTGATTGGGCAGCGCTGCGGCTGTGCCAAGTTCTGCTGGGCACACGGGGGAGCCGGAGGCTTGGGATTCTCTCGGGTTTGGAGGGAAGGTGTGAGTGGGCTTAGGAGTTGTCTGGGCTGGAATCCCCAAAGTCCTGAATTCAAGTTCCACCTAGGACTGGCTAGGTGACCCTGCATAAGTCATGTGATTCCAGAGTCGCTCTTGCCACTCTGAGG of the Sarcophilus harrisii chromosome 1, mSarHar1.11, whole genome shotgun sequence genome contains:
- the NOL8 gene encoding LOW QUALITY PROTEIN: nucleolar protein 8 (The sequence of the model RefSeq protein was modified relative to this genomic sequence to represent the inferred CDS: inserted 1 base in 1 codon) is translated as MAASPGERRLFVGGLGPSVTQEDVRAQLGRFGAVSSVELVSRVNELGLPEKTFAYANVRLSEGDLKKCMSALNKTTWKGGTLQVQLAKESFLHRLAEERLRAKAQQEACPQGGSTAKPPTVLEFHMKKAVPGTEVPGHKDWVVSKFGRVLPVLHLRSQNRRKILKYDPSKYCHNLKKFEQDVTNTVSVSDLTWKLEGGDDVMSKKRQGQFPTFRSHPAKRAKVEGSPCPSSRATGRPEPPSPAHPNTARPQPTLSDDDVDSEEELEDDAKKSGPLPANKKGSFEVAQYKPNPXEGGTPRRPQAPHSDSPAQLAKDDREYDSGDTDEIIASRKNGDQSKDEPKTSPKEKPKAKAKAFVRNGTNCARVTRGSNKRESADCTKRITKKSGGAPPGCEDGESEEDLDYEAMMTNCYHLDLTLADLEKLATEAAEGPGGSVRRAGRALPEGEGPGSGQKTKKAPKGARCIDPKDILASLLEGEEKIRKQNPLEESTPKAKFQAFRGVGALYGGETPKRPFRNGGITAHVKAPSSPNQAASPVGSLGKQAFDLNTPFRDEISMPQDGREAEGANSPPHHPKKPPRRQAASGEQLGAGPSPSPASASGLSPSGTKKPPRLSAETCRMDSGGHGDFGAPAVGDPRRERGDPVTLGHPPGGASSRVPEKDPRGTVQKEPEGPRDAPANAIGPQKPSQDNEKRLAALEERKRARELQKQLVHSALSGLDGRPVSKPTHILFNSDSEEETDMKDDAHKKPLPDSGGKRDSKASGRLFESSEDEEETEEDQARFQIKPQFEGKAGKKLMSLQSHFGADDRFRMDARFLESESEEEDEELKDAPTAEEEELVAEKKKNLELLRNILHVGQAPKPGREEVASKRFRNVVRYDPTRLDHATFERKAEPEEKESKAKRRKKRAEAEALPAVSKDQYYSIAADLKERFRAPEPEPAAGAGSPDSETPEAGEMAGPPPGSGEFTFSFGLDIGEHEEAPYRVETKTGGRKAWQQDPRFQDSSSEEEEEKEEPRLPDGSTAAAQPEEVPASKVLSSRFFFFSEDDERLRVGPGSFWQGSGSQPSGEDWESRTLALLQDCRKKHKSARRKAKP